A genome region from Labilibaculum antarcticum includes the following:
- a CDS encoding YbjN domain-containing protein, with the protein MSTYYNKVKDYLLNLEFNIVKEDIAEELFVVENPEGGIANLIVDCEDPILIIEGVLFELNAEKPEVYKALLQKNREIVHGAFVLDESGKKVLFRDTLPLENLDQNELEATLNSLELLLSEYSEEIISYSKL; encoded by the coding sequence ATGAGCACATACTATAACAAGGTTAAAGATTATTTGTTGAATTTAGAATTCAATATTGTAAAAGAAGATATTGCAGAAGAGCTGTTTGTGGTTGAAAATCCCGAAGGTGGAATTGCAAATCTAATTGTTGATTGTGAGGATCCAATTTTGATTATTGAAGGAGTATTATTTGAATTGAATGCTGAGAAACCTGAAGTTTATAAAGCATTACTTCAAAAGAACAGAGAAATAGTTCATGGTGCATTTGTTCTGGATGAATCTGGGAAAAAAGTTCTTTTTAGAGATACTCTACCGTTGGAGAATTTAGATCAGAATGAATTAGAGGCAACACTTAACTCATTAGAATTGTTATTAAGTGAGTATTCGGAAGAGATTATTTCATATTCAAAATTATAA
- the sucD gene encoding succinate--CoA ligase subunit alpha: MSVLVDKNTKLVVQGITGSEGTYHTQQMIEYGTNVVAGVTPGKGGQLFMDKIPIHNTMKGAVAKTGANASVIFVPPPFAADAIMEAAEAGISLVVCITEGIPTLDMLKVHEYLKKFPKTTLIGPNCPGVITPGEAKIGIMPGFIHKPGTIGIISRSGTLTYEAVHQLGEAGLGQSTAIGIGGDPIIGTKHIDAVKLLNADPKTEAIVLIGEIGGSDEEDAAAYIAKHVDKPVVAFIAGQTAPPGKRMGHAGAIIAGGKGTAEEKMKALTAAGIHVVKSPADIGKKMKEVLGR, encoded by the coding sequence ATGAGTGTATTAGTAGATAAAAACACAAAGCTGGTGGTTCAGGGAATCACTGGTTCCGAAGGGACTTACCATACCCAACAAATGATAGAATATGGGACTAATGTTGTAGCTGGAGTTACTCCTGGTAAAGGCGGACAGCTATTTATGGATAAAATACCCATTCACAACACCATGAAAGGTGCTGTTGCAAAAACCGGTGCAAATGCATCTGTAATATTTGTTCCGCCACCATTTGCAGCCGATGCAATTATGGAAGCGGCAGAAGCAGGTATTTCTTTGGTTGTCTGTATTACCGAAGGCATTCCTACTTTGGATATGTTGAAAGTTCATGAATACTTGAAGAAATTTCCTAAAACAACACTGATCGGTCCTAACTGTCCGGGAGTTATTACTCCGGGTGAGGCAAAAATTGGAATTATGCCAGGATTTATTCACAAACCAGGTACAATTGGTATTATTTCCCGATCGGGAACTTTAACCTACGAAGCTGTTCATCAGTTGGGCGAAGCTGGATTAGGTCAATCAACTGCAATTGGTATTGGTGGCGATCCAATTATTGGCACCAAGCACATTGATGCGGTTAAACTTTTAAATGCAGATCCTAAAACTGAAGCCATTGTTTTAATTGGTGAGATTGGTGGATCGGATGAAGAAGATGCTGCGGCTTACATCGCTAAACACGTAGACAAGCCAGTTGTTGCATTTATCGCAGGCCAGACAGCTCCTCCGGGCAAACGCATGGGCCATGCCGGTGCTATTATTGCTGGTGGTAAAGGAACTGCCGAAGAAAAGATGAAAGCTTTGACTGCTGCCGGAATTCATGTGGTAAAATCGCCTGCGGATATTGGTAAAAAAATGAAAGAAGTTTTGGGTAGATAA
- the rnhA gene encoding ribonuclease HI has product MSSKVIMYTDGAASGNPGPGGYGTVLISGKHRKDLNQGFKLTTNNRMELMAVIVGLEALKTPGCDVTVYSDSKYVVDSVEKKWVFGWVQKRFKGKKNADLWIRFLEIYKKHNVKFVWIKGHANIPGNERADQLAVMASQAPNLPDDVGYNPE; this is encoded by the coding sequence ATGTCATCAAAAGTAATCATGTATACTGATGGAGCAGCAAGTGGAAACCCCGGGCCGGGCGGTTACGGGACTGTTCTAATTTCAGGAAAGCATCGTAAAGATTTAAATCAGGGATTCAAGCTGACCACAAACAACAGAATGGAGCTAATGGCTGTAATTGTTGGATTGGAAGCTCTAAAAACTCCTGGATGTGATGTTACAGTTTACTCCGATTCGAAATACGTGGTTGATTCGGTTGAAAAAAAGTGGGTTTTCGGTTGGGTTCAGAAGCGTTTTAAAGGGAAAAAGAATGCCGATTTGTGGATACGATTTCTGGAAATTTACAAAAAGCACAATGTGAAATTTGTTTGGATAAAAGGTCACGCTAACATTCCTGGAAACGAACGTGCCGATCAGCTAGCAGTTATGGCTTCTCAAGCTCCTAATCTTCCTGATGATGTTGGATATAATCCTGAATAG
- a CDS encoding DUF4178 domain-containing protein encodes MGFTDFFKRKQPKYDSTNIRVTDLDVGFVFEYDLSSWEVQASYEYDWGDNYFSKEYKINNGSKTLFLSIEEDDEISLSVCDKIKVRELGDNVLTDLMNLQKPPKTLIYKDKKYLLDQESPGYFNDKTRGEDWVEFISWDFVDESGEFIVTIEQWEEKEFEASAGKAIKEFEISNILPK; translated from the coding sequence ATGGGATTTACCGATTTTTTTAAACGGAAACAGCCGAAATACGACAGCACCAATATCCGGGTTACCGACCTGGATGTTGGTTTTGTTTTTGAATATGATCTGTCGAGCTGGGAAGTGCAAGCGAGTTATGAGTACGATTGGGGCGATAATTATTTCTCTAAAGAATATAAGATTAACAATGGCAGTAAAACACTTTTTCTTTCAATAGAGGAAGATGATGAAATAAGCCTGTCGGTTTGCGATAAGATTAAGGTTCGTGAGTTGGGCGATAATGTTTTAACTGATTTAATGAATCTTCAGAAACCTCCAAAGACTCTAATCTATAAGGATAAAAAATATTTATTGGATCAGGAATCACCAGGTTACTTTAATGATAAAACACGGGGTGAAGATTGGGTCGAATTTATTTCATGGGATTTTGTTGATGAATCCGGAGAATTTATTGTTACCATTGAGCAATGGGAGGAAAAAGAATTCGAAGCTTCGGCCGGTAAGGCAATTAAGGAATTCGAAATATCTAATATACTACCGAAATAA
- a CDS encoding S46 family peptidase, with translation MRKFASLILGLSLLLSYSNAKADEGMWLLSLLNKNAAEMQAKGLKLSTDDIYSINKSSLKDAIVGLGTEGRPFRHFCTGEIISDQGLFLTNHHCGFGALQSHSTTEHDYLSDGFWAYDKKEELTNPDITASILVRMADVSKEVLSVVNDEMTEEDRYKAIEKIAVELEKKAEEGTEYKANVRSMFEGNQYFLFVYVIYKDVRLVGAPPQSMGKFGGDTDNWMWPRHTADFSMFRIYTGPDGKPASYSAENIPLKPNHHLPVSAKGVEEQDFAMIMGFPGTTNRYLTSFGLEETMKITNQNRYDIRTLKLDIMKKDMLKDAKVRIQYASKHAGSANYWKYSYEQNKALAKLNTMGHKQEIETEYLEWANKKSKRASKYGKALDMIAQVYAERKEVMNASSYLREALLSGAEMPVFTIKLGGLKSLLAADTLNNVAIDKEITDLRQSAEGFYKDYNAPTDQKLMAGMYKMYAENIPTEQQPEIFKTFTEKYSNDFDKLASDVYTNSVFATSESFSKFLDAPELETLENDIAFKIGNSIIAKYKEIRGELSKGAEELQKGKRLFVDGIMQINKKKNLSPDANSSLRLTYGNVGGYTPKDGVYYKHFTTLKGVMEKEDPTNDEFVVPAKLKELYNKKDFGQYADKNGNLPVCFLTNSDITGGNSGSPVINGNGELIGTAFDGNSEAMSGDIDFEENLQRCINLDIRYTLFIIDKFAGAQNLIDEMTIVK, from the coding sequence ATGAGAAAATTTGCATCATTAATTTTGGGACTAAGTTTACTACTTAGCTATTCCAATGCAAAAGCAGATGAAGGCATGTGGCTTTTATCTCTATTAAATAAGAATGCTGCCGAAATGCAGGCAAAAGGTTTAAAATTATCTACCGATGATATTTATAGTATCAACAAGAGTAGTTTAAAGGATGCGATTGTTGGTCTGGGAACCGAAGGAAGACCATTCCGTCATTTCTGCACTGGTGAAATTATCTCTGATCAGGGATTGTTTCTTACAAATCACCACTGTGGTTTTGGTGCTTTACAATCGCACTCTACAACCGAACATGATTACCTTTCTGATGGGTTTTGGGCTTACGACAAAAAAGAAGAGCTTACTAATCCTGATATTACAGCATCTATTTTAGTTCGTATGGCAGATGTATCGAAAGAAGTTCTTTCGGTAGTGAATGACGAAATGACTGAGGAAGATCGCTACAAAGCAATTGAAAAAATTGCCGTAGAATTGGAGAAAAAAGCTGAAGAAGGAACTGAGTATAAAGCAAATGTTAGAAGCATGTTTGAAGGAAACCAATATTTCCTTTTTGTATATGTAATTTATAAAGATGTTCGTTTAGTGGGGGCTCCGCCACAATCGATGGGTAAATTTGGTGGCGATACAGATAACTGGATGTGGCCACGTCATACTGCAGATTTCTCTATGTTCAGAATTTATACCGGACCTGATGGCAAACCTGCTTCTTACTCGGCAGAAAATATTCCATTAAAACCAAATCATCATCTTCCTGTATCTGCTAAAGGAGTAGAGGAACAAGATTTTGCAATGATTATGGGATTCCCTGGAACGACCAATCGTTACCTTACCTCTTTTGGTTTGGAGGAAACCATGAAAATAACCAACCAAAACCGTTATGATATCCGTACTTTAAAGTTGGATATTATGAAGAAGGATATGCTTAAGGATGCTAAAGTTCGTATTCAATATGCATCTAAACATGCTGGTAGTGCCAATTATTGGAAATATTCATATGAGCAAAACAAAGCTCTTGCGAAATTGAATACCATGGGACACAAGCAAGAAATTGAAACGGAATACTTGGAATGGGCGAATAAGAAATCAAAAAGAGCTAGTAAATATGGAAAAGCTCTTGATATGATTGCTCAGGTTTATGCTGAACGTAAAGAAGTAATGAATGCTAGCTCTTACCTAAGAGAAGCCTTACTAAGCGGTGCCGAAATGCCTGTTTTTACAATTAAATTAGGCGGATTAAAATCATTACTTGCGGCCGACACTCTAAATAACGTAGCTATTGATAAAGAAATTACTGATTTACGTCAATCTGCTGAAGGATTCTATAAAGATTATAATGCTCCAACCGATCAAAAACTGATGGCTGGCATGTACAAAATGTACGCAGAGAATATACCAACAGAACAACAGCCAGAAATATTCAAAACGTTTACTGAAAAATATAGCAACGACTTTGATAAATTAGCTTCTGATGTTTACACAAACTCTGTTTTTGCAACATCTGAAAGCTTTAGTAAGTTTCTTGACGCACCAGAACTAGAAACTCTTGAAAATGATATTGCCTTTAAAATTGGTAATTCAATAATTGCAAAATATAAAGAAATTAGAGGTGAGCTATCAAAAGGAGCTGAAGAATTACAAAAAGGGAAACGTCTTTTTGTTGATGGTATCATGCAAATCAACAAAAAGAAAAACCTATCTCCTGATGCAAATTCATCTCTCCGATTAACCTATGGTAATGTTGGCGGATACACTCCGAAGGATGGCGTTTACTATAAGCATTTCACAACTCTAAAAGGAGTAATGGAAAAAGAAGATCCAACAAATGATGAGTTTGTTGTTCCTGCTAAACTGAAAGAGTTATATAATAAGAAAGACTTTGGTCAGTATGCTGATAAAAATGGCAATTTACCTGTTTGTTTCTTAACCAACAGTGATATTACCGGTGGTAACTCTGGTTCTCCTGTAATTAACGGAAACGGTGAGCTAATTGGTACTGCTTTTGATGGTAATTCTGAGGCTATGTCTGGAGATATTGATTTTGAAGAGAATCTTCAAAGATGCATTAATCTTGATATTCGCTACACACTTTTCATTATTGACAAGTTTGCTGGTGCTCAAAATCTAATTGACGAAATGACTATTGTGAAGTAA
- a CDS encoding S-adenosylmethionine decarboxylase family protein, with translation METKTKILSAKIHNLRFWVSEHDSKVLQAQFQYYLEQVGFVILNFTDHHFPVQGYTAFWLLAESHLAIHTFPDKGWSYVELSSCNQKKAEDFQSLVNASKLNVKWNGDGVEICVPE, from the coding sequence ATGGAGACGAAAACAAAAATATTATCAGCAAAAATTCATAATCTTCGATTCTGGGTTTCGGAACATGATTCAAAAGTATTGCAAGCGCAGTTTCAATATTATTTGGAGCAGGTTGGCTTTGTGATTTTGAATTTTACCGATCATCATTTCCCGGTTCAGGGATATACGGCATTTTGGTTGCTTGCTGAATCGCATTTGGCTATTCATACTTTTCCTGATAAAGGATGGTCGTATGTTGAGTTAAGCAGTTGCAACCAAAAAAAAGCAGAAGATTTCCAAAGCCTGGTAAATGCAAGCAAGCTGAACGTGAAATGGAACGGAGATGGAGTAGAAATTTGTGTACCGGAATAA
- the sucC gene encoding ADP-forming succinate--CoA ligase subunit beta — MKIHEYQAKEILRSFGVPVPESKIAFSVQEAEKAAAEIGLPVVVKAQIHAGGRGKGGGVKFAPTAQDVTRYANDILGMTLITHQTGPEGNLVKKVLIEAASNIDRELYAGIVMDRATSKVTFMVSTEGGMEIEKVAEETPEKIMKVAVDTAVGLQAFQARQMAFSLGLTGDAFKNGVKFLMALYNAYIGTDASIFEINPLVVTKEGDVIALDAKANFDDNALYRHKDISALRDLDEEEPLEIEAGRSGLNYIKLDGNIGCMVNGAGLAMGTMDIIKLQGGEPANFLDVGGAASAETVEKGFRIILSDGSVKAVLINIFGGIVRCDRVAKGVIEAIKNIDTKVPIVVRLQGTNAEEGKKLLEESGMNIIAATELKDAAEKVVATLKTI; from the coding sequence ATGAAGATTCACGAATATCAAGCAAAGGAAATTTTACGATCGTTTGGTGTACCTGTTCCAGAAAGCAAAATTGCTTTTTCTGTTCAGGAAGCTGAAAAGGCTGCAGCCGAAATTGGTCTGCCCGTAGTAGTAAAAGCCCAAATCCACGCAGGTGGAAGAGGAAAAGGTGGAGGTGTTAAATTTGCACCTACAGCTCAAGATGTAACTCGTTACGCAAACGATATCCTGGGGATGACTCTAATAACACACCAAACTGGTCCGGAAGGAAATTTGGTAAAAAAAGTTTTAATAGAAGCCGCTTCGAATATCGATCGCGAGTTGTATGCCGGAATTGTAATGGACCGAGCTACCTCAAAAGTTACCTTTATGGTATCTACTGAAGGTGGAATGGAAATCGAAAAGGTTGCTGAAGAAACTCCTGAAAAAATTATGAAGGTTGCAGTTGATACAGCTGTTGGTTTACAAGCATTTCAAGCCAGACAAATGGCATTTTCTCTCGGTTTAACCGGAGATGCTTTTAAAAATGGGGTTAAATTCCTAATGGCTCTTTACAATGCATACATAGGAACTGATGCTTCCATCTTTGAAATCAACCCATTGGTTGTAACCAAAGAAGGTGATGTAATTGCTTTAGATGCTAAAGCCAATTTCGATGACAATGCATTATATCGTCATAAAGATATAAGTGCTTTGCGCGATTTAGATGAAGAAGAGCCTTTGGAAATTGAAGCTGGCAGATCGGGCTTAAATTACATTAAATTGGATGGTAATATTGGTTGTATGGTAAACGGAGCCGGACTGGCAATGGGAACTATGGATATTATTAAACTACAAGGTGGTGAACCAGCTAACTTTCTTGATGTTGGAGGAGCTGCTTCAGCAGAAACAGTTGAAAAAGGCTTTCGAATTATCCTTTCGGATGGTAGCGTAAAAGCTGTTCTAATTAATATTTTTGGTGGTATTGTACGTTGCGACCGTGTTGCAAAAGGAGTTATTGAAGCCATTAAGAATATTGATACTAAAGTGCCAATTGTGGTTCGCTTACAAGGAACTAATGCTGAAGAAGGTAAAAAGCTTTTGGAAGAATCAGGAATGAATATTATTGCAGCAACAGAATTGAAAGATGCTGCCGAAAAAGTAGTAGCCACCCTTAAAACAATTTAA
- a CDS encoding DUF350 domain-containing protein: MISLSEISFIVYDAVVYIMAAFVIFLIGKFIYQLLHPSFKVKEELVKKDNFAFAISHVGYYIGLLFSIGSAIVGPSNGLVNDVIDIAVYGMLAIVLLNISIFLSDYLILRNFSVRKEIIEDQNAGTGVVEGAVSVASGLIIFGAVSGESDNMLFGILTAVVFWAFGQLALIVTTRIYNWITPYNLHEHIEKDNVAVGIGFAGAIIAIANLIRFGIAGDFEGWLPTFTEAGFELIVGLILLPVMRLITDKILLPGERLTDEIINQENPNIGAALVEAFAYIGGSVLITWCL, encoded by the coding sequence ATGATATCATTATCAGAAATTTCGTTTATTGTTTATGATGCTGTGGTTTATATCATGGCAGCATTTGTTATTTTCCTGATTGGAAAATTTATTTATCAATTGCTTCATCCATCTTTTAAAGTAAAAGAAGAGTTAGTGAAGAAGGATAATTTTGCCTTTGCCATTTCTCATGTTGGTTACTATATCGGACTATTGTTCTCAATAGGAAGTGCAATTGTAGGTCCATCGAATGGTTTAGTAAATGATGTGATTGACATAGCCGTTTACGGTATGTTGGCTATTGTACTTTTGAACATTTCCATATTTTTGTCAGATTATTTAATTCTTCGAAATTTTTCAGTTCGTAAGGAGATTATCGAGGATCAGAATGCAGGAACCGGCGTTGTCGAAGGAGCTGTTTCGGTAGCATCAGGTTTAATCATATTTGGTGCAGTATCGGGTGAAAGTGATAATATGCTGTTTGGAATTCTTACTGCAGTTGTCTTCTGGGCATTTGGTCAGTTAGCGTTGATTGTAACTACACGTATTTACAATTGGATTACCCCATACAACTTGCACGAGCACATTGAAAAAGACAATGTAGCGGTTGGAATTGGATTTGCCGGAGCTATAATTGCGATTGCCAATTTAATCCGTTTTGGAATAGCAGGCGATTTTGAAGGTTGGTTACCAACCTTTACCGAAGCGGGTTTTGAGCTTATCGTTGGTCTGATTCTATTGCCGGTTATGCGTTTGATTACGGATAAAATATTACTTCCAGGCGAACGATTAACCGACGAAATCATTAATCAGGAAAACCCAAATATTGGAGCAGCTCTGGTTGAGGCATTTGCTTACATCGGTGGATCAGTTCTAATCACATGGTGCTTATAG
- a CDS encoding polyamine aminopropyltransferase, giving the protein MFKNKSTLLKAAIFATGFSGVVSEYILSTLAQYFLGNSVFHWVMIISLMLFSMGLGSRFTKNFETKLLKRFLILEFALSFIVSFAALLVYTASAYTQSIGILIYSLAICIGLLIGMEIPLVIRINEDYEKLRFNISNILENDYYGSLLGGIFFAFIGLPVFGLIYTPFILGFVNFSVSIVVLIFLWDLLKSSDRKLLIGFAVFIMISLTTGIFVTDPIIKYGEQQKYSDKIIYTEQTKYQRIVITEWKNDYWLYLNGNEQLCTRDELMYHEPLVHPAMTLHPNPVNVLVLGGGDGCAVREILKYPKVEHITLVDLDPAMTKLGKTHPILTNLNQNSLTNEKVEVLNDDGYKYLISNNDYYDVIIIDLPDPRNIELGRLYSHEFYKLCYKHMRPGGVIVTQSGSPYFATQAFLCILETMRSAGFETVPLHNQVLTLGEWGWNLGVKNTTGENVKKQLQNLEFDVPTRWINREAMMLITSFGKDFYPWEKDSVYINRIHEPVLYKYYLKGNWDLY; this is encoded by the coding sequence GTGTTCAAGAATAAATCAACATTATTAAAAGCGGCAATTTTTGCCACTGGGTTTTCCGGTGTAGTATCAGAGTATATTTTGTCCACTTTGGCTCAGTACTTTTTAGGTAATTCGGTATTTCATTGGGTGATGATTATCTCACTCATGTTATTCTCTATGGGCTTGGGTAGTCGATTCACTAAAAATTTTGAGACCAAATTATTAAAGCGTTTTCTGATATTGGAATTCGCATTATCGTTTATCGTTTCGTTTGCCGCTTTGCTGGTCTATACCGCTTCGGCTTACACGCAATCTATTGGAATCCTTATATATAGTCTGGCAATATGCATTGGATTGTTAATAGGAATGGAAATTCCTTTGGTGATTCGTATTAACGAAGATTACGAGAAATTAAGATTTAATATCTCCAATATTTTAGAGAACGATTATTATGGAAGTTTACTGGGAGGGATATTTTTTGCCTTTATCGGATTACCGGTATTTGGATTAATTTATACGCCTTTTATTCTTGGTTTTGTAAATTTTTCGGTCTCTATTGTTGTGTTGATTTTTCTTTGGGATCTGTTAAAATCTTCAGATAGAAAATTATTGATTGGCTTTGCTGTATTCATTATGATTTCGCTGACTACTGGTATTTTTGTTACCGATCCAATCATTAAATACGGGGAGCAACAAAAGTACTCTGATAAGATTATTTACACAGAGCAGACAAAATATCAGCGCATTGTAATCACTGAATGGAAGAATGATTACTGGTTGTATTTGAATGGTAATGAGCAATTGTGTACACGTGATGAACTCATGTATCATGAGCCTTTGGTGCATCCTGCTATGACTTTGCATCCAAATCCGGTTAACGTTTTGGTACTAGGTGGTGGTGATGGATGCGCAGTTCGGGAAATTCTAAAATATCCAAAAGTAGAACACATAACTTTGGTAGATTTAGATCCGGCTATGACAAAATTGGGAAAAACACATCCTATTCTAACCAATCTTAATCAGAATTCCTTAACTAACGAAAAAGTGGAGGTTTTGAATGATGATGGTTACAAGTATTTGATATCGAATAATGATTATTACGATGTGATTATTATTGATTTACCGGATCCTCGTAACATAGAATTGGGGCGATTGTATTCACATGAATTCTATAAACTGTGTTACAAACACATGCGTCCCGGCGGAGTGATTGTGACTCAGTCTGGCAGTCCGTATTTTGCAACTCAGGCATTCTTGTGTATTTTAGAGACAATGAGAAGTGCTGGTTTTGAAACGGTTCCACTGCACAATCAGGTATTAACCTTGGGCGAATGGGGATGGAATTTAGGAGTGAAGAATACAACTGGTGAAAATGTAAAGAAACAATTACAGAATCTGGAATTTGATGTACCAACTCGTTGGATCAATAGGGAAGCAATGATGCTGATCACATCTTTTGGTAAGGATTTTTATCCTTGGGAAAAGGATAGTGTGTATATTAACCGAATTCATGAACCTGTACTGTATAAGTATTATTTGAAAGGCAATTGGGATCTTTATTAA
- a CDS encoding PspA/IM30 family protein, translating into MGIFSRLFNVGKSEAHAAIDKLEDPIKMTEQGIRDLKNDLDKSLQALAEVKAMAIRSKRELNEQKSVAKNYEQKAMLLLQKAEKGEIEMSEAERLATEALAKKEDAISTVARSQEEVVKFDGNISQLDSNVKKLKSTITRYENELKTLKARARVSQATQKINKQLSGIDSSGTVGMLEKMKDKVAQQEAMAEAYGDIAFENRSLDDEIDSTLNETNVKASNSLEELKAKMKNKE; encoded by the coding sequence ATGGGAATTTTTAGTAGATTATTCAACGTGGGTAAATCAGAAGCTCATGCCGCTATAGATAAATTAGAAGATCCGATTAAGATGACCGAACAGGGAATCAGAGATCTAAAAAATGATTTGGATAAAAGTTTGCAGGCTTTAGCTGAAGTTAAAGCGATGGCAATTCGTAGCAAGAGAGAACTGAATGAACAAAAATCAGTAGCGAAAAACTACGAGCAAAAGGCAATGTTATTATTGCAAAAAGCTGAAAAAGGCGAGATTGAAATGTCGGAAGCGGAGCGTTTGGCAACCGAGGCCTTGGCAAAAAAAGAAGATGCAATTTCTACGGTAGCAAGATCGCAGGAAGAAGTTGTTAAATTTGATGGCAACATTAGCCAATTAGATTCGAATGTTAAGAAATTGAAATCGACCATTACCCGTTACGAGAATGAGTTGAAGACTTTAAAAGCCCGTGCACGTGTAAGTCAGGCTACTCAAAAAATTAACAAACAACTTTCCGGTATTGATAGTTCTGGTACAGTTGGGATGTTAGAGAAAATGAAAGATAAAGTAGCGCAGCAAGAGGCAATGGCTGAAGCATACGGTGATATTGCTTTTGAAAACCGTAGCTTAGATGATGAAATTGACTCAACTTTAAACGAAACTAATGTGAAAGCATCAAATTCACTGGAAGAGTTAAAAGCGAAAATGAAGAATAAAGAATAG
- a CDS encoding potassium channel family protein yields MRKRLSIFIAFLIYVIAILAIKYFEGQSPDSNIKTIGDAFWYAIVTLTTVGYGDFYPVTFAGKIIGLIVIIGSLGILGFVIGEVTVRFNQYMEKKKSGFWGSDFDNHYIIIGWNEFGQKVASQIIQAGQKVAFVTNNKADLDLIADLYSSKNTFSLFADYSNVEALNKVNVEGSKRIFVNFDDDSETLVFVINLKKRYPEANVVVTCLNPSLRETFVNAGIVHVIAQSEVASKLVASYLFEPYVATYTEDLISTSIDDDDSDIQQYIIIEDCDFSDEEYMDAFMKLKLDHNAILIGMVKDGMLMKNPPKGTMIETGDYLIVISSGETKKNLENFFGVKEGE; encoded by the coding sequence ATGAGGAAAAGGCTAAGTATCTTTATTGCATTTTTAATATACGTGATTGCAATATTGGCAATTAAGTATTTTGAGGGGCAATCACCTGATTCAAATATCAAGACAATTGGAGATGCGTTTTGGTATGCCATTGTAACTCTTACTACGGTAGGATATGGTGATTTTTATCCGGTAACATTTGCGGGTAAAATTATCGGCTTAATCGTGATTATCGGAAGTTTGGGAATATTGGGATTTGTAATTGGTGAAGTAACTGTTAGATTTAATCAGTATATGGAAAAGAAAAAAAGTGGTTTCTGGGGAAGTGATTTTGATAATCATTACATCATTATTGGCTGGAATGAATTCGGACAAAAAGTTGCTAGTCAGATTATTCAGGCAGGACAAAAAGTTGCTTTTGTAACCAACAATAAAGCTGATTTGGATTTAATTGCTGATTTGTACTCTTCTAAAAATACATTTAGTCTTTTTGCTGATTACTCAAATGTAGAAGCTTTAAATAAAGTGAATGTTGAGGGTTCAAAACGAATATTTGTGAATTTTGATGACGATTCGGAAACCTTGGTTTTTGTGATCAACTTAAAGAAAAGATACCCCGAGGCGAATGTAGTGGTTACTTGTTTAAATCCAAGTTTGAGAGAAACTTTTGTGAATGCTGGTATTGTTCACGTAATTGCACAGAGTGAAGTCGCCTCAAAATTGGTAGCATCTTATTTGTTTGAGCCTTATGTAGCTACTTATACCGAAGATTTAATTTCTACAAGTATTGACGATGACGATTCGGACATTCAGCAGTATATAATTATAGAAGATTGCGATTTTTCAGATGAGGAATATATGGATGCTTTCATGAAACTGAAGTTGGATCATAACGCAATTTTGATTGGGATGGTGAAGGATGGCATGTTAATGAAGAATCCACCAAAAGGGACAATGATTGAAACGGGCGATTACTTGATTGTAATCTCTAGCGGAGAAACTAAAAAGAACCTCGAGAATTTCTTTGGCGTGAAGGAAGGTGAGTAA